In a genomic window of Mycolicibacterium neoaurum VKM Ac-1815D:
- a CDS encoding urea amidolyase associated protein UAAP1: MSSTSETATTAGARAHARAQHGRTAEFMRHQPASASPTVPAGVAATDLVWSETVAPGGYTSAVLARGTRIRLTDTDGDACAHLLLHRSDAPHERLNVADTVKVPWQAYLGSGHPLLSGFGRVLATLIDDTSGRHDALTGTSTRAGNLDRYGASAPESGSPAGRDLFTLAALKHGLDRRDLPPSVSFFQGVRVDGDGALRWLGSAGAATTVDLLLHVDTIILLANTAHPLDPRGQFTCSPLQVHAWRATADLDRLVSGELLGPLGPEHAQAIANTDADLTARGQL, translated from the coding sequence GTGTCGAGCACATCCGAAACGGCCACCACCGCCGGCGCCAGGGCCCATGCGCGTGCCCAACACGGCAGGACCGCCGAGTTCATGCGCCATCAGCCGGCATCGGCGTCACCCACGGTGCCTGCCGGCGTGGCCGCCACCGACCTGGTCTGGTCGGAAACCGTTGCCCCCGGCGGATATACCAGCGCGGTGCTGGCTCGCGGCACCCGCATCCGGCTGACCGATACCGACGGCGATGCCTGCGCGCATCTGCTGTTGCACCGCTCCGACGCACCACACGAGCGGCTCAATGTCGCCGATACGGTGAAGGTGCCCTGGCAGGCATACCTGGGATCGGGGCATCCGTTGCTCAGCGGTTTCGGGCGCGTCCTGGCCACACTCATCGACGACACTTCCGGACGGCACGATGCCTTGACCGGAACATCAACCCGTGCAGGTAATCTGGATCGTTACGGTGCATCCGCTCCGGAGTCCGGCTCGCCCGCCGGCCGCGATCTGTTCACCCTCGCCGCGCTCAAGCACGGACTGGACCGCCGCGACCTGCCGCCCTCGGTGTCCTTCTTCCAAGGCGTTCGGGTCGACGGTGACGGCGCGCTGCGGTGGCTCGGGTCCGCCGGCGCCGCCACCACGGTGGACCTGCTGCTGCACGTGGACACGATCATCCTGCTGGCCAACACCGCCCACCCGTTGGACCCGCGAGGGCAGTTCACCTGCTCGCCACTGCAGGTGCACGCCTGGCGCGCCACGGCCGACCTGGATCGTCTGGTCAGTGGAGAACTGTTGGGGCCGTTGGGCCCCGAGCACGCTCAGGCCATCGCCAACACCGACGCCGACCTCACCGCAAGGGGGCAGCTGTGA
- a CDS encoding DUF732 domain-containing protein, which yields MRSSLSRGVLAVSVAGAAALLGAPAAGADENTERAYLNALRNAGIIPGFYTPATALASGHELCTTMDGGVNQLDVVDVVINADKVPENVATFMVGTATIAFCPWNSMSG from the coding sequence ATGCGCAGCAGTTTGTCCCGTGGAGTCCTCGCCGTATCCGTGGCGGGGGCGGCCGCACTGCTGGGCGCGCCCGCGGCCGGCGCCGACGAGAACACCGAGCGCGCATACCTCAACGCGCTGCGCAATGCCGGCATCATCCCCGGCTTCTACACCCCCGCCACCGCGCTGGCCAGCGGCCACGAACTGTGCACCACCATGGACGGCGGGGTCAACCAACTCGACGTCGTCGACGTGGTGATCAACGCCGACAAGGTTCCCGAGAACGTGGCGACGTTCATGGTCGGTACCGCGACCATCGCGTTCTGCCCGTGGAACTCGATGAGCGGTTAG
- a CDS encoding putative immunity protein, whose protein sequence is MADFDLSVEELRLVACFVADASEPLIAQAAEPLIPGYETARPDDPRPGAAVAAARAFITGAPRSRWQRLASMDAHRAAAESGTESARLAAQAAGDAACAAYLHPIAKAHQVGHILRADANAARIAEIVDGPFAAARVLESARRRAEPGLVDVLRRYPPHTSASNRVAQLISALDSALRSR, encoded by the coding sequence GTGGCCGACTTCGACCTTTCCGTCGAGGAACTACGTCTGGTGGCGTGCTTTGTCGCCGACGCGTCGGAGCCGCTGATTGCCCAAGCGGCGGAGCCGCTGATCCCCGGTTACGAGACCGCCCGCCCCGATGATCCGCGTCCTGGTGCGGCGGTGGCGGCGGCTCGGGCCTTCATCACCGGTGCGCCGCGCAGTCGGTGGCAGCGGCTGGCGTCGATGGATGCCCACCGCGCGGCGGCCGAATCCGGTACCGAATCGGCGCGACTGGCCGCCCAGGCTGCCGGCGACGCGGCATGCGCGGCATACCTGCACCCCATCGCCAAGGCGCACCAGGTCGGCCACATCCTGCGGGCGGACGCGAATGCCGCGCGGATCGCCGAGATCGTCGATGGTCCCTTTGCTGCGGCGCGGGTACTGGAATCGGCGCGGCGGCGGGCTGAACCCGGCCTTGTCGATGTGCTGCGCAGATACCCGCCGCATACGTCGGCCTCCAACCGGGTGGCGCAGCTGATATCTGCGCTGGACAGCGCGCTACGTAGCCGGTGA
- the mbtM gene encoding long-chain-fatty acid--ACP ligase MbtM, with protein MNVLATALADTLSRSPRDLVLLADKQWSRHPWQEIHARAGTAAERLLDQDIRRVGLVGAPTAELVSTIIGALYAGAAVSILPGPIRGADATQWAQATLERFRGIGVQLVASQGAYLEQICTAGQVPPIVELADLAPVGRPGAMAEPDAEAPTAILQGTAGSTGAPKTVQLPPAAVLANLSGLGTRIGLQPDDVGCSWLPLYHDMGLTFLLAGALAGAEVWQAPTAAFQASPFRWLNWLSESRASLTAAPNMAYGMIGKYSRRVADVDLSAVRFALNGGEPVGCELTERFAVEMARFGFAAGALSPSYGLAESTCAVTVPVPGQGLRVDETTFTTEEGSAVRRHAVLGTPIEGMEMRIEPSDGVATEVSGRQVGEVAIRGTSMMSGYLGEHPHPADEWFRTGDLGYLVDGGLVVCGRAKEIITMAGRNIFPAEIERIAARVPGVREGAVVAVGIGEGSVRPGLVVTAEFRGPDEAGARAELMREVASGCGVVPAEVVFVKPGTLPRTSSGKLRRLEVKRGLEVTATRL; from the coding sequence ATGAATGTGCTTGCCACAGCGCTGGCCGACACCCTGTCCCGCAGTCCCCGGGACCTCGTCCTGCTCGCCGACAAGCAATGGTCGCGCCATCCCTGGCAGGAGATCCATGCCAGGGCGGGCACCGCCGCCGAGCGGCTGCTCGACCAGGACATCCGCCGGGTGGGACTGGTCGGTGCGCCGACCGCCGAACTCGTCTCGACCATCATCGGCGCCCTCTACGCCGGTGCCGCCGTGTCCATCCTGCCCGGACCCATCCGCGGTGCCGATGCCACCCAGTGGGCGCAGGCGACCCTGGAGCGGTTCCGCGGTATCGGTGTGCAGCTGGTGGCCAGCCAGGGCGCTTACCTGGAGCAGATCTGCACCGCAGGGCAGGTGCCGCCCATTGTCGAACTAGCCGACCTGGCACCCGTCGGCCGGCCGGGCGCCATGGCCGAGCCTGACGCCGAGGCGCCGACCGCGATCCTGCAGGGAACCGCGGGCTCGACGGGCGCCCCGAAGACCGTGCAGCTGCCACCGGCCGCGGTATTGGCCAATCTCAGCGGTCTGGGCACGCGGATCGGTCTGCAGCCCGACGATGTGGGATGTTCCTGGCTACCGCTCTACCACGATATGGGGCTGACCTTCCTGCTTGCCGGAGCCTTGGCGGGCGCCGAGGTATGGCAGGCGCCGACGGCGGCGTTCCAGGCCTCACCGTTCCGGTGGCTGAACTGGCTGTCGGAGAGCCGGGCCTCGCTGACCGCAGCGCCCAACATGGCCTACGGCATGATCGGAAAGTACTCCCGCCGCGTCGCCGATGTCGACCTGTCCGCGGTGCGGTTCGCCCTCAATGGTGGCGAGCCCGTCGGCTGCGAGCTCACCGAGCGGTTCGCCGTCGAGATGGCCCGCTTCGGGTTCGCCGCAGGAGCCCTTTCGCCGTCCTATGGTCTGGCCGAATCCACCTGTGCGGTAACGGTTCCCGTTCCGGGGCAGGGGTTGCGCGTGGACGAGACCACCTTCACCACCGAGGAGGGCAGCGCGGTGCGCAGACACGCGGTGCTCGGCACGCCGATCGAGGGTATGGAGATGCGCATCGAACCCTCCGACGGGGTCGCCACCGAGGTCTCCGGCAGGCAGGTCGGCGAAGTCGCCATCCGGGGCACCTCGATGATGTCCGGTTACCTCGGCGAACACCCGCACCCTGCCGACGAATGGTTCCGCACCGGCGATCTGGGCTACCTGGTCGACGGCGGACTGGTGGTCTGCGGTCGGGCCAAGGAGATCATCACGATGGCCGGGCGCAACATCTTTCCCGCCGAGATCGAGCGGATCGCGGCCCGGGTGCCGGGCGTGCGGGAGGGCGCCGTGGTGGCGGTCGGCATCGGCGAAGGTTCGGTGCGTCCCGGGCTGGTGGTCACGGCCGAGTTCCGCGGTCCGGACGAGGCGGGCGCTCGAGCCGAGCTCATGAGAGAGGTGGCCTCGGGCTGCGGTGTCGTGCCCGCCGAGGTGGTGTTCGTCAAACCAGGGACCCTGCCGCGCACATCATCGGGCAAGCTGCGGCGGCTCGAGGTCAAACGCGGACTCGAGGTCACCGCGACCCGACTGTGA